CCCAGAGTCATAAATTATCCTGAATTCATCATGCACTTTAATaaagtattttcatttattacacATTTATCCATTCTGGTCACAACAATTACTGATTCTTCTATGTTTActcattttttaatatataaataaacatgttaaAGATGTGTAACACGTTAATAAAAGCTTGTAGATAGCTTATTTGGTCAtaactattaaataaataaaggagTAGAGTAGATTCTGTAATAAGGAGAGTATATTTGAAGAGTAAACAAGAACAAGAATGGAAATAACATAAATTGATGAGTACAGGATAAATATTTCAAAAAACTTTATAATGGGTAAATGTATAACAGAGTTTATTACTGAACAATTACCGTAgtctaaaatgtttttgtttcattatcaTTATGTGTGTGTAAACTGAAGTACTTTATACTAACTAATGTTAATACTATATGCATGTATTAGCAGTGTAATTCATGTTTTACGTTGTTTAAAATTAGACTAGAAATTGTTTTGTATGTTGTTTTCCTGTGAGGTGATGACAATAATAAGTTGAACACATAATGGGCGCTAATGAGCATGAAACACGGCCGCTTCCAGGTGACTCCTCACAGGACGCAGAGTCCAGTCCACCTCTTGTGAGAGTCCTGCTTGCATCTGGCACGCAGCCACATACGACGTGCACGCGCCCATGCTCGCGCGCGTGTGTCGCCGTTAGCAGCAGGGGCCCCCACTAGCACTCGCGTGCACGATCTGGACACGACTGCTGGTGTAAACACAGCGTCTTCTAGCGGTCACCACACACACTGACGCGTCTTAAAATGGCCACTGCGTGCTAATGGGGGTGGACACTGCAGAAggcggccacacacacacacacacacacacacacacacacacacacacacacacacacaaatatataagaCGTGATCATCAAGTTGCAGTGcaaaaaaagtttatttacatCATACAGAAGAATCATATCCCACTTTGCAAATAGAACACCTAAAGAAAGAAACCCCAACAAAACATTTGTAAGCAGAGTTCCCAGCGGTTGACAAACATGATTTAGGAGAAACATCTAGCTTTTGGCGCACAATAAACTCTCAACATTCATAAGAGTAGtgtgtttttatttcatttaaggcTAGAGCTTAAGTTAGAAAGTGGCAAAGATCATTTTAACCACCTGCTGCACACTCCGTGAAAGACAGTTGACGCAAACCATTTTTAGAGGATAAATACTTTTTGTCTTTGCTGCTAGCAATCTTGAACTCAAACATCTCCTTGATGTCACTTAGTGTACAAGTAGTAGCAGATGCTATTGACAACACCTGTAGTAAAGCTCCAATAGACGGCGTGGCCATGCTTGAACACACTACAGGGAAGTTGTGATTGGTTGGCTCAGGCGTCCTTCTTCTTAATGATAAGGGGTCCCACATTGTCCCCGGTTTCCTCATTGTGTTTGCTGTGGGCACCGTCGCAGTACGGGAACTGCAAGGAGAAGAAAAACAAAGATTAGGACAGATAAGGTGGCACCTCGGTTTTTGTACGGCCCCACAGTCCATAGGATTCGGTTTGATGAACATTTTCACGAGATTTTGACCATGTATCACCAATTCCTCGATATCATCAATTGAGTGCTCACAAAATACAATTCTTTAAATtgaagctgtggctgtaggccagtgtttttcaaccttttttgagccgaggcacattttttgcgttgaaaaaatccgaaggcacaccaccagcagaaaacattaaaaaaacgaaactcagttgacattaaaaagtagttgttgcaattgttggatatgactttaaccaagcatgcatcaatatagctcttgtctcaaagtaggtgtactgtcaccacctgtcacatcacaccatgacttcttttgagttttttgctgttttcctgtgtgtagtgttttagttcttgtcttgcgctcctatattggtggctttttctctttttttttgtattttcctgtagcagtttcatgtcttcctttgagcgatatttcccgcatctactttgttttagcaatcaataatacttCAGTTgatttaatccttctttgtggggacatctttgattgtcatgtcatgttcggatgtacattgtgggcgccgtctttgctccacagtaagtctttgctgtagtccagcattctgtttttgtttactttgtagccagttcaggtttagtttcgttctgcatagccttccctaagcttcaatgccttttctcagggacactcaccttttgtttatttttggtttaagctttttacctccacactgcctcctgctgtttccgacatctacaaagcaattagctactggctgccacctactgatatggaagagtattacacggttactctgccgagctctcgacaaccccgacactcaaaaacaacacatcatttgcagactatatttactggtttgcaaaaatatttttaacccaaataggtgaaattagataatctcccacggcacaccagactgtatctcacggcacactagtgtgccacggcacagtggttgaaaaacattgctgtCGGCAaccatgttttattgtttgttttacaCATGATGTAATTtccttatatattttatattatattttgatGGTGAGTTGATTGGTCCTCATGTCCACTTGTCAACCTGGGCAGTCAGTGCATTTGAAGTATCATGAGTAGTCAGCATCCCGTAGCTTTAGCTACCTCTACATGTGCTTTAACATGATGGCTGTGCCTCTTTTATTATTGTTCTTTTTACAACTACGTCTTCAACTAAGGAATTTCTTTGTCCAatctgatttgttagattttTCCCATAGTCAATGATCAGCCGACACTAtggcgtcttttttttttttttttttttttttttaaatttgttcagCTGATGAAGGATCCCCACAATAGTGATTAGTACACTAGATGTCAGTAACGTCACatgggtgtaccgtatttttcggactataagtcgcagtttttttcatagtttggccgggggtgcgacttatactcaggagcgacttatgtgtgaaattattaacacattaccgtaaaatatcaaataatattatttagctcattcacgtaagagactagacgtataagatttcatgggatttagcgattaggagtgacagattgtttggtaaacgtatagcatgttctatatgttatagttatttgaatgactcttaccataatatgttacgttaacataccagttggttatttatgcctcatataacatacacttattcagcctgttgttcactattctttatttattttaaattgcctttcaaatgtctattcttggtgttgggttttatcaaataaatttccccaaaaaatgcgacttatatgttttttttccttctttattatgcattttcggccggtgcgacttatactccggagcgacttatagtccgaaaaatacagtacatcaagctgctacaggaaaaagaGAAAATGATAGCTGTGTTAAACGTGGCTTCAGATcaagggatgtcgttgtggtttgtgaagccctctgagacacttgtgattaagggctaaataaatacattgtgatcgattgattgattgataactttaACTTCTTAGATAAACCAATGCCTGTAAAAGGTACGGTAATACAGGTTGACAAAATGATGACGTTTGACCCTGAAAAAAATAATTCTAACTTTCTAACTTTGACTGTATATATTTGGATTTGTGATggttgtgttctttaatgtttccctcttgtttttctTAATGGGTGTgtagcccttttttttttccccttaaagGTTACACACACTTTCAGGCATCAAAGTACTTGGTGTGTTTCATGATGCATCGTTGCTTCAGTGTTATATGAcccatcattaatgtaaatacggtggaacctcgatttccGAACGGCTCAATTTGGGACCTTTTGGGTTTGCGAACCTTCATATCGCACCAAATATGCCTTTGTGTTCGAACCATGTCTTGCGGTACAAactcttcattcattcattcattcattcattttgcatgccGCTTGAAGTCGTCGGGGGCTGGCATTTTGAAGACATGGACCCaccagctgtggaagctagctctacaatcagctaaacagactcaataactccaggaTGACGTTTGGATGATTTTACGGAGTAActtgtgaaactggaacaatacaaagagaatgccattgtaagaggAAAACCCATAAATTAGCCGTATCGTTTTATAAGCATTCGGGTTCAAAGCGcagggaaaaaaagtagcggcttatagtccggaatttactgtATATAGAcactataacagtggttcttaacctcgttggaggtaccgaaccccaccagtgtcatatgcgcattcaccgaacccttctttagtgaaaaataaaatgctggtttttttcaaattcaagacgaagttatatgtttatggtaacactttagtatggggaacatattctaagtaacaaagacttcatttagagttatttggttagggttagggttatttggttagggctagggttagagggttaggcttataataataataataataataggcattaataagtacttaataatgactagttaagagccaatatgttactaatttgcatgttaataagcaactaattaatggtgaatatgttccacatactaaagtgttaccatgtttttttactggtgcacaaaatgaaacgtgcatgaacatcaccttgttcaaacaacaaaaccaaaacagtgcataaactcacaacaaattacacacctgcaaatcagtctgacttctgctgttaccGTGTCCGTAATAATAATGAgttgggcgtgtcttgacctccgccgaacccctgagcccgactcaccgaacccctagggttcgatcgaacctaggttaagaaccactgcactttAATGTTTATATACCgtaaaaagtgttgttttttttaaactaaaatagggacttttgtcaagaCTAGAactaattattcatgtttacatagaGTTTTATGGGAAAGTTTGCTACACTATACAACATCTTCGGTTTACGGACCATTTTCAAGAACCaagtaagtttgtaaatcgaggtacaGCTGTTTTGCAAAACTGcaaaaatgtttacactgtaggtttaatgtactaaaataaatatatgctGTTGTTCAGACAGACTTATTATAGTAAGGATGTATTTTAAAATACGCTTGATTTattcaattatatttattatgaaaCCATCTTGAAGAAAATTAActaatatttatctttgtgggatGAAATAATCTTTCTGAATGTTCTCAGGTCATGTTTCCATGCCAACATACTAATACATTCTATGGATGTAACTCAATTTCCCACAGCTGACATGTTCTTCTTCAGACTACATATTATGTTGAGAGGGAATCGACAGCAACTAGTGCACTCCGTTTTGCCTCAATTGCTCAGGACACGATTATCGACAAATTTAACGCCTAAATAATGGAGACTTTAATCCTTGCAATACTACAATGACTCAGAATCCAAAATGGGGTTGCGAGCTGACCTTCTTTGACTTCCAGCAGCGGCAGTACACAGCCTTGGTGCCAATGTCCTCCATGTCGAAGCTGTGCACCACTTTGGGACTATCTTTGCTGATGCATGTGTTCACCATGCCCTTTTTGCAGCTGCGCCCACTCAGGTAGCGACTGACCAGGAAGCCCCCTACGGCAGCGACCACAGCTACAGGCACTGCAACGATGAAATGTTCTGCAGAGACACAAAGCAAGCAAACATGTTCTTTGTCAAGACCAACAATGTAAAAATGCACTTGTTGCATGGGCAACAACAATTGACACACAATTCTTAATACACGACAGAAAGCAGGGGTAAGGAGATGACTCATGACTTAGACTCCACTCACGGTCAAACACAATAACTACATTACACACAAATGTTAGGTAGAACACTAACTAGTACTATTGCTGTAATGAGGGGGGAAATTAATGATCAATACCTAACAATACACATGTCATAAGCAAAATATACACAATTAGCGCCTATGGGAACCCGAAGTAGTCCTTTGCACCAAAGTAACCGGAGTGCTTCCCTGCATTGATGTTCGGGCTGCTGTTTAATGAGTGGGACTAAAAAATTATAACATCTGGACCACATTATCCCATTAATCAAACTAGTCGATAAATGActcaattaataaaataatcgatagctgcagtccTATTTGTTCTGAATAACTTTGGATTTCATGTGAAATGGTGCATAATTCACATTGAAACTGtatagaagtgaagtgaattatatttatatagcgctttttctctagtgactctaaTAGTGAAATCTAGCGCTGTGCGATACGGCAAAAAAAATTATCacgattatttttttcatgtcatcCGATCttgattaatattacgattaaaaaaaaaaagcggaaaTTGTCCCGTGCATGATTATACAGACTACTCCATCCCTACGGTTTACTACTACAGTATCTTGTAAAAGACATTTTCACCATGTTTGATCAAGGtgagaagtcttcgagctgctctttgtctgatccctcacctcaaagtaaagccgctgctcctccacatcgagaggagccagatgaggtggttcgggcatcaggtcaggatgccacccgagcgcctccctagggaggtgtttagggcacgtccgaccggtaggaggccacggggaagacccaggacacgttgggaagactatgtctcccggctggcctgggaacgcctcgggatcccccgggaggagctggacgaagtggctggggagagggaagtctgggcttccctgcttaggctgctgcccccgcgacccgacctcggataagcggaagaagatggatggatggattgatcaaGGTAATAATaaatgctaacagctgacaactgtcattttgttcacaTCTATATTTGTGTTTAGTAGAGATGTAACAGTACAGGTAAGCCACGCTGGGGTCCATACCTAGTTTTAGAGTCACGGTTTGGTTCTTTTTCGGTAAGTTTTGTGGAGGTAAAGAGAACAACATTTTTCCCTCTCAAAGTTATTTTGGTTTTctgcttgtcatcacaaacattctgcagtaaatTAAAGTAGAATTGGTGTACTGTAATACAGTATaagacttttatttcaagttaagATTTACTAAAgaacactttcaaatggtaaattatttgtattctttaattacttgtatacatcagtgcttctcaccagtgctttggcaaCTCCACCCAAATGGTGAAGTTTTTTAAACTCAAATTCTGTATCTTATATTGAATGAGGtattgtaaaataatgtgtaccaacacatacaagtttaatgattatttcagggacaacatttttttttttttttaaatccacaaaaaacaaaaaaaacaacacaaagtgtCTGTCTGCAGAGGTTTTTTATACTATGATATTGTGCTTGTACTCCAACAGtagtgacagttttttttttgtacatgttaTATCATAGGAGTGGAATTTTTGCAGCCACAAACAAAAAGtctgataaaaaaatataaaagagatataaaattatataaaataaaatatttaaaaaaataatatatttaaaagaaatatatataaaataatatattttagatGCATTTTATGATTACATTAGAGGTGTGTTGATTCTCTCAGTTGGGACCAATGCAGTCACAAGACATTCTCTGAGTGCCTGCATGTCCGCATTCGGGGGATGATTACTGGTGAGCTGCAGCAGATAGTGAAACAAAAGTTGTTGCTccttttcaatgttgtgtttcaacGTCTGTGCTAGTTTTactcatatttctttattttgttcttctgtgctacacttccagctgtgtaaggggGACGAAGCACAGCGCGGTTGAACATTAATTACGTCGTGAGGAGACTGACTTTCACGACGGTGGAACGAGATGGTCGCGCACGGACACACTtttacacaaacacacgcaaatgtacacaaacacacacattcacagacacacacaggatcacAGTCAATAAACGTGGATCGTTCTgtgcaggattataccaagcATCGTTGCTTGCCTACTGCGGCAATTTCTAACAGACTTTTCTGCCATGTTTGATAGAGGAAATATACTAACAGCTAATTACCGTGATCAAACTCAATTTAATTGCGACCAACGATCACAATCATATAATCGCCCAGTCCAAGTGAAACCTATTAtccacatctttaagctacatttaaaccagtgtgggtggcactgggagaaaagTTGGTAAAGCGCCTTTCCTAATGACTCGACGGCTGTgaggaggatggcggaagcgggaagtGAACCtagaaccttcaagttgctggcacggccgctctaccaactgagccgtCTTTGTGTGTCTTTATTCTTCTCATCATCCCCTCTTATTGATTTTGTGGCTAACCATGATGACAATGAGAATTAAGGGATTCTATTCAGAGGTTGTGCCAGTGAAGACTTCTGCTCACCTAACGAGTGAGTGTATCGCTTGTTTGCAGATTGATTCCAAATTGCAGGTGTCTTTGCCCACTTTGAATAAAATTATGGCTTCCATAAAAGTAACAAGTAAAATATTAACAGTAACAAAGTTGGGTAAATATATTAAATGATCCAGATGCTTCCTTAGTGTATGTACAAGATTCTCCATTGACTGACTCCACCTCCACGAAAAGAATTTAAAAAGACCAACTGAAATCAATCGAAAAGAAAAAGTCTAAAACTGTGGTTACTTGAAAATCAAAAACTGCACTCATAATGAGTCTTGAAATCCACTGAATGTGTTTTATTGTCACATATAATTGATTACTGCATTATTAGGGATATGGGTTGTTTTTAGAGAGATTTTTTCTGGTGATAAACCAGTCTTGTAACCCTGTCTGGTTACATACACATTGTTATGTATGCAAATGTGAACGAGTGCGTACATAATCACAACTATGTATGCCAACCTGAGCAAGAATACCTGCACACACACGTCCCTATAAGCAAAATAAGTGCTGGTGTAAATTACACCAGCACTTGAATGACAAACTTGTGAATTAGTATTTTGTAATGGGCAATGTGCAATTATCTTTGTGTATATCTTAACACTCAAGCACTTTTTAGCACTTGAGCACTCTTACACTTAAATACAACTTTCTATGGTCATTTAAATGCTGGTCTGTCATTAGTAATTtggtttattgttttaattttgttttagtcCCACTGTACTTTCTATTATCATTGTTTTATTGTTGTACGTGGCCTTGTTGTCCTGTTGTTTGGTGCAGTCTTGTTCTtatgtgtttggcattaaaagttGGAAATTAGCCACCGGCTACGATCTTCATATTTACGCTTCAAGTTCGTCAATATGTACTGTCCCCATTTTTAAATTaagttattcttatagccagacctgtgtgtttacttCTGTACCTGACGGTTTTGtctacaactgttgccttcccCAGAGGTTGTCACGTGATGCCTTCTGAAGAACCATCAGGTACAGAAGTacacacacaggtctggctataagaatacaATTACGTAATTTTTTcaagacctaatgaacctctttggattaAGAAATATGAGTTACAGTACCTGTTATAGGGAAAAAAAGGAACGACACCAGAAACGCCAAATAGTGACTACTGACAATCAGGGATGTATACAGAGTACCAATATATCTTTTGAgaccggttcctaattgggtcggtaGAGGAATACTTAATATTCTTAACAAATCATACGGATATCAGTATTTGTTTAATTCAGCCGACTGTCATAATTttgacacgctgtcacattcagttcaaGTGCCGCTGCTACGCATGAAAAAAAAGACACGAGTAGATggtaatcagcttggaataatcacaaacaaGGAATCTACGCCACACAAAAGTGTGTAACGCAACaatattttgtcctcaaaaatctCTCAAAGTCACACACGCCAGTGAGAGTtagtcagtttgaagtgaacgcgCTTTACTTAACTGCCACTACCGCGCTTCCTCAACCGGCATCCTAGCCATCCAGTACGTCACTGGCCAAGATGAATCCACtcaaaaatgtgaaaaataaggTAATCACTGGGTCTTTTTATTTAATTAGAACACCCTACACAAAACATACACATTGGTAGCTGTCCACACTCATTATGGCCTCCGGTCTGTCACTCAAACATgtctgtgtgcaacataaacacacattACAATAGCTATTattacaaaatgcacacccacctaacatgctaattgattgtattgatttacgATATCTCGTTTAAAATGTCTGTACTCTGCACAAGGATTACAAACACAAATATTAATTCTAGCTGAGTAATTGTAATGcatagaaacacagtgatggatctgtgtggtctttacaagatgatgacataacatCTACCTTGCACTTCAAACATCATtgacttaaaaagcaggtgttgataaaagactCCCTGTTGTAatatgttacatgatgttggtggGAAACAACAtcttgtgctaataaaaatgtatgtttacaTCTTTATTAACATCATTCCGTACTGATAAGAATACAGATATTTATAATATCAATATCAGTATCCAGTGTTGGCGttaatgcactttttgtgtctttttacgcattgaaatctgaAAGGACGCGAAATTCTGGAAGTCTCCGATTATCGCTTTTTCTGCCGGCGTTTTGTTTAaggcattttccggactataaggttaaGCTCAGCCACCTCAATGCTTTTGACGCGTTGGAAGGGGTGATAATGGTCTTCAATTGTAGATGTCAAGAAAAGCTGTCAGTCTGTATGATTATAGACAATTAAAATGACCATTTTGCTTATGAACACTCCAAGCAAAGGTAAATGAAGGGCattcttactcaacagccattcatgtcacactaagggtggccgtataaacaacgccacCACGGTCATAAACAAatgccatattgtgaaaccaaactaaacaacaatgacaaacacattacgggagaatatttgcaccgcaacacaacataaacactacaaaacaaatacccagaattccctgcagtaccaactcttTCGGGACTCTACACTAATTTATTTGGTGCAGAGTGTAATTATAAgtgtcaccagtagatggcagtcaaatataagagataagtctcaagtaaacaacaccaacattttaaatgttccattgaaaatatagaacattaca
Above is a window of Nerophis lumbriciformis linkage group LG35, RoL_Nlum_v2.1, whole genome shotgun sequence DNA encoding:
- the LOC133575231 gene encoding CDGSH iron-sulfur domain-containing protein 1-like — translated: MAFGETMVTSSVPAIPQLAASSGMKLSKEHFIVAVPVAVVAAVGGFLVSRYLSGRSCKKGMVNTCISKDSPKVVHSFDMEDIGTKAVYCRCWKSKKFPYCDGAHSKHNEETGDNVGPLIIKKKDA